The following coding sequences lie in one Spinacia oleracea cultivar Varoflay chromosome 1, BTI_SOV_V1, whole genome shotgun sequence genomic window:
- the LOC130463822 gene encoding uncharacterized protein — MATGEMTIAEMKAAYEKAQAELAQERASNETLQKELESVKSNKHQSRYKCGKPKKLTFEMPDDFEDVTDDEEETREEEDKEAPDPVTQRLNKMDARMTKHYSRLMKLMTRFPGAPTPVETEPTDGYAASPFCEAIARVTVPHTLRLPTWTTLYDGTSDPYRHVNFYKQRMWQIGIPHDLVEPVMCKSFGGTLDGAALEWLTNVPPRSISCLSDLINAFYQQFASSRQLEKQTSDLYRTAIEAFKRGLIPNSELYREITKYPCATFEEVRSRATAQMRIEDDEVIRTASQRSIGGSSDRRSYTPRNNNWRHQPYVRQNQVQSVNQYYDTNNVYRNERVEHPNISDYGFNVDIGGVVNALQNVGGTVRWPRKNDRPDSMKDMSKWCDFHRDNGHTTEECISLRKEVAYLLKRGHLKELLSDKGKETFSKEQTTLPGPATSSERPDPPPFSKVVNVISGGSDICGLTSSAAKKINRGESETVEEGQTEDEAALHRSLTAMAITFDDSDSVDTQREHHDGLVISLPIGNALIKRILVDNGSSANVLFLEALQEMGLEEKSIVRRSTVLVGFSGEALRTVGEISLPTYAEGVNMMTKFNVVDCPSAYNVILGRPWIHKMKAVPSTYHQSIKFLTKWGVIEIKGQQRDAKKCYETALKPSKSPI; from the exons ATGGCTACTGGAGAGATGACGATCGCAGAGATGAAGGCGGCTTACGAGAAAGCCCAAGCCGAGCTAGCCCAAGAGAGGGCATCCAATGAAACCCTCCAGAAAGAGCTCGAATCTGTAAAGAGCAACAAGCACCAGTCCCGCTACAAATGTGGGAAGCCAAAAAAGCTAACGTTCGAGATGCCCGATGACTTTGAAGATGTGACCGACGATGAGGAGGAAACCCGTGAGGAAGAAGACAAAGAAGCTCCCGATCCGGTGACCCAACGCCTGAACAAGATGGATGCACGCATGACAAAGCACTATTCCCGCCTGATGAAGTTGATGACCAGGTTCCCCGGGGCACCTACACCAGTGGAGACCGAGCCGACCGACGGGTATGCCGCGTCGCCATTCTGCGAAGCGATCGCTAGGGTGACAGTTCCGCACACACTCCGGCTCCCAACCTGGACCACCCTGTACGACGGGACGTCCGACCCCTATAGGCACGTCAACTTCTACAAGCAGCGCATGTGGCAGATCGGGATTCCGCACGACCTAGTAGAACCTGTTATGTGCAAATCATTCGGCGGCACCCTTGATGGAGCAGCTTTGGAATGGCTCACGAACGTCCCTCCCAGATCCATCTCCTGTTTGTCCGACCTCATCAACGCCTTCTACCAACAATTCGCCAGCAGTCGCCAGTTAGAAAAACAAACCAGTGATCTCTATCG GACTGCTATTGAGGCGTTCAAGAGAGGCCTCATCCCCAATTCGGAGCTATACCGGGAAATAACCAAATATCCCTGTGCAACTTTCGAAGAGGTGCGATCAAGGGCCACCGCCCAGATGCGAATCGAAGACGACGAGGTTATCCGAACAGCATCTCAACGATCGATAGGGGGCAGCAGCGACAGAAGATCGTACACCCCAAGGAACAACAATTGGCGACACCAACCATATGTTCGGCAAAACCAGGTACAAAGTGTCAATCAGTATTATGATACTAACAATGTTTACAGGAACGAGCGGGTCGAACACCCTAACATCTCCGACTACGGCTTCAACGTCGACATTGGAGGTGTGGTGAACGCCCTTCAAAATGTAGGTGGAACAGTCAGATGGCCCCGGAAGAACGACAGACCGGACTCCATGAAGGACATGAGCAAATGGTGCGACTTCCACCGCGACAACGGACACACAACCGAGGAATGCATCTCCCTCAGAAAGGAAGTCGCATACCTCCTGAAACGGGGGCATCTAAAGGAACTGCTGAGCGACAAGGGAAAAGAAACATTTTCCAAAGAGCAAACCACCCTGCCCGGCCCAGCGACAAGCAGCGAGCGACCAGACCCACCACCATTCAGTAAAGTGGTAAATGTTATTTCCGGTGGTTCAGATATTTGTGGGCTAACCtcttctgcagctaaaaaaATTAACAGGGGCGAATCTGAGACCGTAGAAGAGGGACAAACCGAAGACGAGGCCGCACTACACAGGTCCCTGACCGCAATGGCTATCACTTTCGACGATTCAGATTCTGTAGATACACAGCGGGAGCACCACGACGGGTTGGTAATATCTCTCCCAATAGGGAACGCATTGATCAAAAGGATACTGGTCGACAACGGAAGCTCAGCCAACGTACTGTTCTTGGaagcactacaagaaatgggATTAGAAGAGAAAAGCATAGTACGGAGATCAACAGTCCTGGTAGGGTTCAGTGGAGAAGCACTACGGACGGTAGGAGAGATATCGCTGCCTACATACGCAGAAGGCGTCAACATGATGACCAAGTTCAACGTCGTCGATTGTCCATCAGCGTACAACGTCATCCTAGGACgaccatggatccacaaaatgaaaGCAGTGCCATCAACATATCACCAATCAATAAAGTTTCTAACCAAGTGGGGGGTCATAGAAATCAAAGGGCAGCAAAGGGACGCGAAGAAATGTTACGAGACAGCACTGAAACCATCCAAGTCACccatctag